One window from the genome of Pseudomonadota bacterium encodes:
- a CDS encoding TatD family deoxyribonuclease, with protein MTYPVFDSHCHLDTDAFDADRDEVLARAVAAHVRGIVVPATDVASCDSTAALVERCAGRDDIEVYGTVGVHPHEARHLDDAGLAHIERLSHLPRIVAIGETGLDYHYDFSPPEVQRASLRAQVRLAVRRAMPLVLHCRNAESDLLDIVEAEGGRSCGGVVHCFTGTWETAERFLALGFYLGFTGIITFRNAEALRDVVRRVPIDRLLIETDSPYLAPIPHRGKRNEPAHVALVAETVGPLHGLSAAEAARVAEANTRRCFNLPLQTI; from the coding sequence GTGACCTACCCGGTTTTCGATTCACACTGCCATCTCGACACAGACGCGTTCGACGCCGACCGCGACGAGGTTCTGGCGCGGGCCGTGGCGGCGCACGTGCGCGGCATCGTCGTGCCGGCCACTGACGTGGCCTCGTGCGACAGCACTGCGGCTCTCGTCGAGCGCTGCGCGGGGCGTGATGACATCGAGGTCTATGGCACCGTCGGGGTTCACCCGCACGAGGCGCGCCACCTCGATGACGCCGGTCTGGCCCATATCGAGCGCCTCTCGCATCTGCCGCGCATCGTGGCCATCGGTGAGACCGGCCTCGACTACCACTACGATTTCAGTCCGCCCGAGGTGCAGCGCGCGTCGCTTCGCGCGCAGGTCCGGCTGGCCGTGCGCCGAGCGATGCCGCTGGTTCTGCACTGTCGCAACGCGGAGAGCGACCTGCTCGACATCGTCGAGGCCGAAGGCGGTCGTTCGTGCGGGGGTGTCGTTCACTGCTTCACGGGAACGTGGGAGACGGCTGAGCGCTTCCTCGCGCTCGGCTTCTATCTCGGTTTCACCGGAATCATCACGTTCCGCAATGCCGAGGCGCTTCGCGATGTGGTAAGACGCGTTCCCATCGATCGGCTGCTCATCGAGACCGACAGTCCGTACCTCGCGCCCATCCCGCATCGCGGGAAGCGCAACGAGCCAGCACACGTGGCCCTCGTCGCGGAGACGGTGGGGCCGTTGCACGGCCTGTCGGCGGCAGAGGCGGCACGGGTGGCCGAAGCCAACACCCGACGCTGCTTCAACCTACCTCTGCAGACGATCTGA